The following are from one region of the Coffea eugenioides isolate CCC68of chromosome 2, Ceug_1.0, whole genome shotgun sequence genome:
- the LOC113763879 gene encoding uncharacterized protein LOC113763879, with protein MADDEQLSKNQIDGDAEEDAENCSQWRLKKKQKLDEESDGTEDLDEDEDDDEEEVHVSEEDDGSDDSMEEFTISDEQFERLKPEYCPEGVEEVDEDVWIKYLKEIRESEGFDIYHYPGMCLMARYHPIDIEKYPSELEELIDFSNAALLDFNQKEGTKYKLEKVEKANRQLAGPGCNYYITFQAKDSVADAFKTFQAVVWWGIDRSGSESSAAVVKFCRLKAAAAT; from the exons ATGGCTGATGATGAGCagctttccaaaaatcaaattgATGGTGATGCAGAAGAAGATGCGGAAAATTGTTCCCAGTGGCGTCTAAAAAAGAAGCAGAAGCTTGACGAAGAGAGTGATGGGACCGAGGATTTGGACGAGGACGAGGATGATGATGAGGAGGAGGTGCATGTATCAGAAGAAGATGATGGTTCCGATGATTCCATGGAAGAGTTCACGATTTCTGATGAGCAGTTTGAGAGATTGAAGCCTGAGTACTGCCCTGAAGGGGTTGAAGAGGTCGATGAAGATGTATGGATCAAGTATCTCAAAGAGATTAGGGAGAGCGAG GGTTTCGATATTTACCATTATCCGGGTATGTGCTTGATGGCTCGATATCATCCCATTGATATTGAGAAGTATCCGTCAGAACTCGAAGAACTAATTGATTTCTCGAATGCTGCGCTTCTTGATTTCAACCAGAAGGAA GGCACAAAGTACAAGTTGGAAAAGGTTGAGAAGGCAAACAGACAACTTGCTGGTCCTGGTTGCAACTATTACATAACTTTCCAAGCCAAAGATTCTGTTGCTGATGCTTTCAAGACCTTCCAAGCTGTAGTATGGTGGGGCATAGATAGGTCTGGTTCAGAATCCTCCGCAGCAGTTGTGAAATTCTGCAGGCTGAAAGCGGCTGCTGCAACTTGA